One Phycisphaerales bacterium genomic window carries:
- a CDS encoding NAD(P)H-dependent glycerol-3-phosphate dehydrogenase, with the protein MRHAVVLGAGQMGLVCTAILASASPRESQPHEDGSGEGDEIGRIALWGHEPDAQHKLAQVRHSPLLEGFTLPERVGVALSDESALKGAGLIVCAIPAQHVREAFERLKGHIPAGAGVVSTAKGLEQGTLLRPTEVIAQVIGEDRPIAALSGPTIAAELARGLPATMIAASRDERFARDVQRWFAASYLRIYTSTDIVGTELAGATKNVIAIAAGILDGLQAGYNAKSALLARGLAEIVRLGVAMGAEPETFFGVAGVGDLATTCFSPQGRNRACGEALGKGRTLEQHMRATMHVVEGVATTRAVMALAERHGVEMPICEAVHAVLFDGLDPVDAIGLLMSRPQKEERLAE; encoded by the coding sequence ATGCGACACGCCGTGGTGCTCGGAGCGGGACAGATGGGGCTGGTGTGCACGGCGATCCTCGCCTCGGCCTCGCCCCGGGAGTCCCAGCCGCACGAAGACGGCTCGGGCGAGGGCGACGAGATCGGCCGCATCGCTCTGTGGGGCCACGAGCCCGACGCCCAGCACAAGCTGGCCCAGGTCCGCCACAGCCCCCTGCTGGAGGGCTTCACCCTGCCCGAGCGCGTGGGGGTGGCCCTGAGCGACGAATCGGCCCTCAAGGGCGCCGGGCTGATCGTCTGCGCCATCCCCGCCCAGCACGTCCGCGAGGCGTTCGAGCGCCTCAAGGGCCACATTCCCGCCGGAGCGGGCGTGGTCAGCACGGCCAAGGGCCTGGAGCAGGGCACGCTCTTGCGGCCCACCGAGGTCATCGCCCAGGTGATCGGCGAAGACAGGCCCATCGCCGCCCTCAGCGGGCCCACCATCGCCGCCGAGCTGGCCCGGGGGCTGCCGGCCACCATGATCGCCGCCAGCCGCGACGAACGCTTCGCGCGCGACGTCCAGCGGTGGTTCGCCGCCAGCTACCTGCGGATCTACACCAGCACCGACATCGTGGGCACCGAGCTGGCCGGGGCCACCAAGAACGTCATCGCCATCGCCGCGGGCATCCTCGACGGCCTGCAGGCCGGCTACAACGCCAAGAGCGCCCTCTTGGCCCGCGGCCTGGCCGAGATCGTGCGCCTGGGCGTCGCCATGGGGGCCGAGCCGGAGACCTTCTTCGGCGTGGCGGGCGTGGGCGACCTGGCGACCACCTGCTTCAGTCCGCAAGGCCGCAACCGCGCGTGCGGCGAGGCCCTGGGCAAGGGCCGCACCCTCGAGCAGCACATGCGGGCCACCATGCACGTGGTCGAGGGCGTGGCGACCACCAGGGCCGTCATGGCGCTGGCCGAGCGGCACGGCGTCGAGATGCCCATCTGCGAGGCGGTGCACGCGGTGCTCTTCGACGGGCTCGACCCGGTGGACGCCATCGGCCTCTTGATGAGCCGGCCGCAGAAGGAAGAGCGGCTGGCGGAGTAG
- a CDS encoding GC-type dockerin domain-anchored protein, with protein MRAMIGSLVGLLLACVACQPCHAQDDPRVLYSTEFGLFVFTPIASALRDLGIDAEVAFTSRATRDDLLDGPWDLVIVRRTIRFEALYEAEILALLRDHVDAGRPLHFQMADLELVPDAWYDLLGLEGAVDLRLPLRRLDTIEPPRHPSMPFGGLPLWDELFPPDYGDELLPAIGSRGIIRYEDAGLSTVLSAGGRVLVNGQQWDNWVPADAVAAAQIRWLLRCPADLDLDGVLTLGDFLVFQNLFAVEDPSADVDGDGEFTIFDFLEFLNQLNAGC; from the coding sequence ATGAGAGCGATGATTGGAAGCCTTGTCGGCCTGTTGCTCGCATGCGTGGCGTGCCAACCCTGCCACGCGCAGGACGACCCTCGGGTGCTGTACAGCACGGAGTTCGGTTTGTTCGTGTTCACGCCCATCGCGTCGGCGCTGCGTGACCTGGGCATCGACGCCGAGGTGGCGTTTACCTCGCGCGCGACGCGCGACGACTTGCTCGACGGGCCGTGGGACCTGGTGATCGTGCGTCGGACGATCCGCTTCGAGGCGCTGTACGAGGCCGAGATCCTGGCGCTGCTGCGCGACCACGTCGATGCGGGTCGCCCGCTGCACTTCCAGATGGCCGACCTGGAGCTCGTGCCCGACGCCTGGTACGACCTGTTGGGGCTGGAGGGGGCGGTGGATCTTCGGTTGCCGTTGCGCCGGCTGGACACGATCGAGCCGCCGCGGCACCCGTCGATGCCGTTCGGCGGCCTGCCGCTGTGGGACGAGCTGTTCCCGCCGGACTACGGCGACGAACTCCTCCCCGCCATCGGGTCCCGCGGGATCATCCGCTACGAAGACGCCGGCCTGAGCACGGTGCTCTCGGCTGGCGGTCGAGTTCTGGTCAACGGGCAGCAGTGGGACAACTGGGTTCCGGCCGATGCCGTGGCCGCGGCGCAGATCCGCTGGCTCCTGCGGTGCCCGGCGGACCTCGACCTGGACGGCGTGCTGACCCTGGGTGACTTTCTTGTGTTCCAGAACCTGTTCGCGGTCGAGGATCCGTCCGCCGACGTTGATGGCGATGGCGAGTTTACGATTTTCGACTTCCTGGAGTTCTTGAACCAGTTAAACGCCGGCTGCTGA
- a CDS encoding N-acetyltransferase, producing MHDAPAVTIRAERAEDVDAIDRVLRAAFPTADEAELVKKLRADGDLRVSLVAELEGAIVGCVAISPVTINGNPSEGVGLAPVAVLPGRQRRGIGATLVAAALAACWNAAFCVVLGEPAYYRRFGFRPASGHGLTGPYDAGEAFMVLSLPGGGVPDGGGLVRYAQAFDAPG from the coding sequence GTGCACGACGCGCCGGCGGTCACCATCCGCGCCGAGCGAGCCGAGGACGTGGACGCCATCGACCGGGTCCTGCGCGCCGCCTTCCCGACCGCCGACGAAGCCGAATTGGTCAAGAAGCTGCGCGCCGATGGCGACCTGCGCGTCTCGCTCGTCGCAGAGCTCGAGGGCGCAATCGTCGGCTGCGTCGCGATCAGCCCGGTGACCATCAACGGAAATCCCAGCGAGGGCGTGGGCCTCGCGCCCGTCGCGGTGCTGCCGGGCCGCCAGAGGCGCGGCATCGGCGCCACGCTCGTCGCCGCCGCCCTGGCGGCGTGCTGGAACGCCGCGTTCTGCGTGGTGCTCGGCGAGCCGGCCTACTACCGCCGCTTCGGCTTCCGCCCCGCCTCCGGGCACGGCCTGACCGGCCCCTACGACGCCGGCGAGGCGTTCATGGTCCTTTCCCTGCCCGGCGGGGGCGTGCCGGACGGCGGCGGGCTGGTCCGATACGCTCAGGCGTTCGACGCCCCGGGCTGA
- a CDS encoding pyruvate dehydrogenase complex dihydrolipoamide acetyltransferase — MPITVTMPRLSDTMEVGTVVQWHVKEGDSVSPGDVLADIETDKATMELEAFDEGTVAKLAAKQGDAVNVGDPIVILAEEGEDVAEAAKGGGEAKAEAKSESKSESKSEGDSKDKSKQADGGDSSKASASTATATAPASNGSANGAASGGDGGRIFASPLAKKIAGEHNVDLAGIDGTGPSGRIVKKDVEQALESGGARSQPSRSAPAQPELPPIGAALEDHTVTLSNMRGTIAKRLVQSKQSIPHYQVTVEVDMDALLDLREQLNEQLQAQGVKLTVNDFLVRACALAMHQHPFVNSSWDDSGKQAAIRQHGSVNIGVAVALPEERGGGLVVPVLQGTDRMGLRTISSETRRLAKKAREKGLSVEDMEGSTFTISNLGMFGVSHFTAIINPPNACILAVGAAREIPVVRDGQLMIGSVMSMTMSSDHRIVDGAMAAQYLNTVKGMLEAPATLLV, encoded by the coding sequence ATGCCCATCACCGTCACCATGCCCCGCCTCTCGGACACCATGGAAGTCGGCACGGTCGTGCAATGGCACGTGAAAGAAGGCGACTCCGTCTCCCCCGGCGACGTGCTGGCCGACATCGAGACCGACAAGGCCACCATGGAGCTCGAGGCCTTCGACGAGGGCACCGTGGCCAAGCTGGCCGCCAAGCAGGGCGACGCGGTGAACGTGGGCGACCCGATCGTGATCCTGGCCGAAGAGGGCGAAGACGTTGCCGAGGCCGCCAAGGGCGGTGGTGAGGCGAAGGCGGAAGCCAAGAGCGAGAGCAAGTCCGAGTCCAAGTCCGAAGGCGACTCGAAGGACAAGAGCAAGCAGGCCGATGGGGGCGATTCCAGCAAGGCGTCCGCGTCGACCGCCACCGCAACCGCCCCGGCTTCCAATGGCAGCGCCAACGGTGCGGCCTCGGGCGGCGACGGCGGCCGCATCTTCGCCAGCCCGCTGGCCAAGAAGATCGCCGGCGAGCACAACGTCGACCTGGCGGGCATCGACGGCACCGGCCCCAGCGGCCGCATCGTCAAGAAGGACGTCGAGCAGGCCCTCGAATCCGGCGGCGCTCGTTCGCAGCCCTCGCGCTCCGCCCCCGCCCAACCCGAGCTGCCGCCCATCGGCGCGGCCCTCGAAGACCACACCGTCACGCTCAGCAACATGCGCGGCACCATCGCCAAGCGCCTGGTGCAGAGCAAGCAGTCGATCCCGCACTACCAGGTCACCGTCGAGGTCGACATGGACGCCCTGCTCGACCTGCGCGAGCAGCTCAACGAGCAGCTCCAGGCCCAGGGCGTCAAGCTTACCGTAAACGACTTCCTCGTCCGCGCCTGCGCCCTGGCGATGCACCAGCACCCCTTCGTCAACAGCTCGTGGGACGACAGCGGCAAGCAGGCCGCCATCCGCCAGCACGGCAGCGTCAACATCGGCGTGGCCGTCGCCCTGCCCGAAGAGCGCGGCGGGGGCCTGGTCGTCCCCGTCCTCCAGGGCACCGATCGCATGGGGCTGCGGACGATCTCGAGCGAGACGCGGCGCCTGGCCAAGAAGGCCCGCGAGAAGGGCCTGAGCGTCGAGGACATGGAAGGCAGCACCTTCACCATCAGCAACCTGGGCATGTTCGGCGTGTCGCACTTCACCGCCATCATCAACCCGCCCAACGCCTGCATCCTGGCCGTCGGCGCCGCGCGCGAGATCCCCGTCGTCCGCGACGGCCAGCTCATGATCGGCAGCGTCATGAGCATGACCATGTCCAGCGACCACCGCATCGTCGACGGCGCGATGGCCGCCCAGTACCTCAACACCGTCAAGGGCATGCTCGAGGCGCCCGCGACGCTGCTGGTCTGA
- a CDS encoding pyruvate dehydrogenase complex E1 component subunit beta, protein MPATIEIEHPALLKPQPFPDFSDWQEPTREGNREIPFREALREAMSFAMREDDRVFLLGEEVAEYNGAYKVSQGMLDEFGPKRIIDTPISENGFAGMAIAAAMSGLRPIVEFMSWSFSLVAADQILNNAPKMLYMSGGQWGCPIVFRGNDGAGGQLGSTHSWCVEGLYSNVPGVKIVIPSNAIDAKGLLRTSIADPDPVFFLESERMLGDTGHVPEEDYFIPFGKARLAREGDACTIVSFGRPVNFCLEAADKLAEEGIEVDVLDMRTIRPLDIDAIIESVKKTNRVVVVDQSWPFAGVSSEVITQIIEHAFDWLDHQPVRVNTADVPTPYAKNLEAAYLPNANRIVEAVKGVVQ, encoded by the coding sequence ATGCCCGCCACGATCGAGATCGAGCATCCCGCCCTGCTCAAGCCCCAGCCATTTCCCGACTTCTCGGATTGGCAGGAGCCCACGCGCGAAGGCAACCGCGAGATTCCCTTCCGCGAAGCCCTCCGCGAGGCCATGTCCTTTGCCATGCGTGAAGACGATCGCGTCTTCCTGCTGGGCGAGGAAGTCGCCGAGTACAACGGCGCGTACAAGGTCAGCCAGGGCATGCTCGACGAGTTCGGGCCCAAGCGCATCATCGACACCCCCATCAGCGAGAACGGCTTCGCCGGCATGGCCATCGCCGCGGCGATGAGCGGCCTGCGACCGATCGTCGAGTTCATGAGCTGGTCGTTCAGCCTTGTCGCGGCCGACCAGATCCTCAACAACGCGCCCAAGATGCTGTACATGTCCGGCGGGCAATGGGGCTGCCCCATCGTCTTCCGCGGCAACGACGGCGCGGGCGGCCAGCTCGGCAGCACCCATAGCTGGTGCGTCGAGGGCCTCTACAGCAACGTGCCGGGCGTCAAGATCGTGATCCCCTCCAACGCCATCGACGCCAAGGGCCTGCTGCGCACGAGCATTGCCGACCCCGACCCGGTCTTCTTCCTCGAGAGCGAGCGCATGCTGGGCGACACCGGCCACGTGCCCGAGGAAGACTACTTCATCCCCTTCGGCAAGGCCCGGCTGGCTCGCGAGGGCGACGCCTGCACGATCGTCAGCTTTGGCCGCCCGGTCAACTTCTGCCTGGAGGCCGCCGACAAGCTGGCCGAGGAGGGCATCGAGGTCGACGTCCTGGACATGCGGACCATCCGCCCGCTGGATATCGACGCGATCATCGAGAGCGTGAAGAAGACCAACCGGGTGGTGGTTGTCGACCAGAGCTGGCCCTTCGCCGGCGTCTCCAGCGAGGTCATCACCCAGATCATCGAGCACGCCTTCGACTGGCTCGACCACCAGCCGGTCCGCGTGAACACGGCCGACGTGCCCACGCCGTACGCGAAGAACCTGGAGGCGGCGTACTTGCCGAACGCGAACAGGATCGTGGAAGCCGTCAAGGGCGTCGTGCAGTAG
- a CDS encoding M1 family metallopeptidase — MRTMLACLLALTMPLVATAAAQTGEERPFDAFAPLDLPTPNAFRLGSGAPGPQYWQQRVDYKIDATLDAESQRLSATLEATYYNNSPDELTFMWIQLEQNLFRQDSIGTRSRTGGGPMRQMDEAFNGGYDIPYVRSGGKELEFTVYDTLMRVELPRPIQPGGRFGFELAFAFDMPPYLRRMGAEDVEQGRIFEYAQWFPHVCNYDDVHGWNTLPYAGSGEFYTNFGNYEVNITVPRTYLVAGSGVLLNPAQVLTATQRRRLEEAKNSRETVMIRTAEEVGDPTSRPEGEGPLTWRFRGENIRTFAWAASDAFIWDACGVVIEDLEGNEKTVLCQSLYPNEADAWKPEAEQGGSTQYVAHSVEFYSDFLYPYPYPIMTNVNGPEGGMEYPMIIFCGGRTGRGPLGVTDHEVGHTWFPMIVNTDERRHAWMDEGFNTFINMHSLAAFRGQDIDPGRARRQTMQLARGRSQPIDVFPDRNLPGLLGRLQYRKTAMGMHLLREVVLGPERFDYAFREYVRRWAFKSPRPADFYRTMEDAAGADLAWFFRQWFIEDGSLDQAIEVAFSEEPEATETEGEGEQAEEPYVPTATITVRSLGEMVMPAEVIVQFDDGSYDRRFYPVETWATTRERSFEVTLDGRLLRRAIVDPQGLLPDVEPDNNRWLADGEAEEDAESEDENDEG, encoded by the coding sequence ATGCGGACCATGCTCGCCTGCCTGCTGGCCCTGACCATGCCCCTTGTCGCCACCGCGGCGGCCCAGACGGGCGAAGAGCGTCCATTCGACGCCTTCGCACCGCTCGACCTGCCCACGCCCAACGCCTTCCGCCTGGGCTCGGGCGCCCCCGGTCCGCAGTACTGGCAGCAGCGGGTGGATTACAAGATCGACGCCACGCTGGACGCCGAAAGCCAGCGGCTGAGCGCCACGCTGGAGGCGACCTATTACAACAACTCGCCCGACGAGCTGACCTTCATGTGGATCCAGCTCGAGCAGAACCTGTTCCGGCAGGACAGCATCGGCACGCGCAGCCGCACCGGCGGCGGGCCGATGCGGCAGATGGACGAGGCGTTCAACGGCGGCTACGACATTCCCTACGTCCGCTCGGGCGGCAAGGAGCTGGAGTTCACGGTCTACGACACGCTCATGCGTGTCGAGCTGCCCCGGCCCATCCAGCCGGGCGGGCGCTTCGGCTTCGAGCTTGCGTTCGCCTTCGACATGCCGCCCTACCTGCGCCGCATGGGCGCCGAGGACGTCGAGCAGGGGCGCATCTTCGAGTATGCCCAGTGGTTCCCCCACGTGTGCAACTACGACGACGTGCACGGCTGGAACACGCTGCCCTACGCGGGCAGTGGTGAATTCTACACGAACTTCGGCAACTACGAGGTCAACATCACCGTCCCGCGCACCTACCTGGTCGCCGGTTCGGGCGTGCTGCTCAACCCCGCGCAGGTGCTCACGGCCACGCAGCGGCGCCGGCTCGAAGAAGCGAAGAACAGCCGCGAGACGGTGATGATCCGCACGGCCGAGGAGGTCGGGGATCCAACGTCGCGGCCCGAGGGCGAGGGCCCGCTGACGTGGAGGTTCCGCGGCGAGAACATCCGCACGTTTGCCTGGGCGGCCAGCGACGCGTTCATCTGGGACGCCTGCGGCGTGGTGATCGAAGACCTGGAGGGCAACGAGAAGACCGTGCTGTGCCAGTCGCTGTATCCCAACGAGGCCGACGCGTGGAAGCCCGAGGCCGAGCAGGGCGGCAGCACGCAATACGTGGCCCACAGCGTGGAGTTTTACAGCGACTTCCTCTATCCGTACCCCTACCCGATCATGACGAACGTGAACGGGCCCGAGGGCGGGATGGAGTACCCGATGATCATCTTCTGCGGCGGGCGAACGGGCCGCGGGCCGCTGGGCGTGACCGACCACGAGGTGGGCCACACCTGGTTCCCGATGATCGTGAACACCGACGAGCGGCGGCACGCGTGGATGGACGAGGGCTTCAACACCTTCATAAACATGCACTCGCTGGCCGCCTTCCGAGGCCAGGACATCGACCCGGGCCGGGCGCGTCGGCAGACCATGCAGCTTGCCCGCGGGCGCAGCCAGCCCATCGACGTGTTCCCCGATCGCAACCTGCCGGGCCTGCTCGGGCGCTTGCAATACCGCAAGACGGCCATGGGCATGCACCTGCTCCGCGAGGTCGTGCTCGGGCCGGAACGCTTCGATTATGCCTTCCGCGAATACGTCCGCCGATGGGCGTTCAAGAGCCCTCGGCCGGCGGACTTTTACCGCACGATGGAAGACGCGGCGGGCGCCGACCTGGCGTGGTTCTTCCGCCAGTGGTTCATCGAGGATGGCTCGCTCGACCAGGCGATCGAGGTCGCCTTCAGCGAAGAGCCCGAGGCCACCGAGACCGAGGGCGAGGGTGAGCAGGCCGAGGAGCCCTACGTGCCCACCGCCACCATCACCGTGCGCTCGCTTGGCGAGATGGTGATGCCCGCGGAAGTCATCGTGCAGTTCGATGACGGGTCGTACGACCGCCGGTTCTATCCGGTGGAGACCTGGGCCACCACGCGCGAACGCAGCTTCGAAGTGACGCTCGATGGGCGCCTCCTGCGCCGGGCCATCGTCGATCCGCAGGGCCTGCTACCCGACGTCGAGCCGGACAACAACCGCTGGCTGGCCGATGGCGAGGCCGAGGAAGACGCCGAATCCGAGGACGAGAACGACGAGGGCTGA
- a CDS encoding macro domain-containing protein: MAPVIEAILDDITTLRVDAIVNAANEMLAPGGGVCGAIHRAAGPRLEDACLDLPEVRPGVRCEPGHAVVTRSFELPARCVVHTVGPVWVNGRSGEDDTLAACYRSCLELCRKGKIASIAFPAISTGVYGFPPEYAAIIAVRTIARAIAPTEDRPDPFPHLETIILCAFDERTLELYRRQLAAAGLAQEGTRGDPNGKHDAAPAG, encoded by the coding sequence ATGGCGCCGGTGATCGAGGCCATCCTGGACGACATCACGACGCTGCGCGTCGACGCGATCGTTAACGCCGCAAACGAGATGCTGGCCCCCGGGGGCGGGGTGTGCGGGGCCATTCACCGGGCGGCAGGCCCCCGGCTCGAGGACGCCTGCCTGGACCTGCCCGAGGTCCGCCCCGGCGTGCGGTGCGAGCCCGGGCACGCCGTGGTGACGCGATCGTTCGAGCTTCCCGCCCGCTGCGTCGTCCACACGGTGGGCCCGGTCTGGGTCAACGGCCGCAGCGGCGAGGACGACACGCTGGCGGCGTGCTATCGGTCGTGCCTGGAGCTGTGCCGAAAGGGCAAGATCGCCTCGATCGCCTTCCCGGCCATCTCGACGGGCGTCTACGGCTTCCCGCCCGAGTACGCGGCGATCATCGCCGTCCGGACGATCGCCCGAGCCATCGCCCCGACCGAGGACCGCCCGGACCCCTTCCCGCACCTGGAGACGATCATCCTGTGTGCCTTCGACGAACGGACCCTGGAGCTGTATCGCCGGCAGTTGGCGGCGGCCGGATTGGCTCAAGAGGGCACGCGGGGCGATCCGAATGGGAAGCATGACGCGGCCCCGGCTGGCTGA
- the elbB gene encoding isoprenoid biosynthesis glyoxalase ElbB yields the protein MPKVGVILSGCGVYDGSEIHEAVAVLHALDRHGAQAVCLAPEMELEEINHLNQQPTGKKRSVLMEAARIARGDVTPLAKVKGSDFDAIVLPGGFGAAKNLCDFASKGPDCTANEQVARVLKEAQQAGRPLGFACISPAVAARVFGKDLGPNLTIGRDKGTADGLEAMGATHQDCEGDGIVVDNRHRIVSTPAYMCDQPIGAVFTGIGAMVDKVMEMVEQPAAV from the coding sequence ATGCCGAAGGTCGGAGTAATCCTCAGCGGGTGCGGCGTGTACGACGGGTCGGAGATCCACGAGGCGGTGGCCGTGCTGCACGCGCTGGACCGCCACGGCGCCCAGGCGGTGTGCCTGGCTCCGGAGATGGAACTCGAGGAGATCAACCACCTCAACCAGCAGCCCACCGGCAAGAAGCGCAGCGTGCTTATGGAGGCCGCCCGCATCGCCCGCGGCGACGTCACGCCCCTGGCCAAGGTCAAGGGAAGCGACTTCGACGCCATCGTCCTGCCCGGGGGGTTCGGGGCGGCCAAGAACCTGTGCGACTTTGCCAGCAAGGGGCCCGACTGCACCGCCAACGAGCAGGTCGCCCGCGTGCTCAAGGAAGCCCAGCAGGCCGGCCGGCCGCTGGGCTTTGCGTGCATCAGCCCGGCCGTCGCAGCCCGCGTCTTCGGCAAGGACCTGGGACCCAACCTGACCATCGGCCGCGACAAGGGCACGGCCGACGGGCTGGAGGCCATGGGCGCGACCCACCAGGACTGCGAGGGCGACGGCATCGTCGTGGACAACCGCCACCGCATCGTCTCGACCCCCGCCTACATGTGCGACCAGCCCATCGGGGCGGTCTTCACGGGCATCGGCGCGATGGTGGACAAGGTGATGGAGATGGTCGAGCAGCCGGCGGCGGTGTAG
- the map gene encoding type I methionyl aminopeptidase: protein MAPTTRRRSAQPPISDAQIELAAQAARCVVETHEAIVGFLKHGQTLAEIDRFVGETLAGMGAKSCFKGYRAGRHPPFPAHACLSVNKTVVHGHPGSHQEPLKEGDVLKVDIGVSKQGWIGDAAYTYSFGQPDATTRKLMDCGKEALRLGIEAMQPGAELVEWARAIQHHVEKECKFHMVRGLGGHGYGRTLHAPPFIANTVPAVAALEWREAHQKFTPGMLLAVEPMIAVGTGRITQHGNAWPLDIADGSQSVHYEADVLITEDGPRNLTAGLEQLPDVISR, encoded by the coding sequence ATGGCACCAACCACGCGGCGCCGCAGCGCCCAACCGCCCATCTCCGACGCCCAGATCGAGCTGGCCGCCCAGGCCGCCCGGTGCGTGGTCGAGACCCACGAGGCCATCGTCGGCTTCCTGAAGCACGGCCAGACCCTCGCCGAGATCGACCGCTTCGTGGGCGAGACGCTGGCCGGCATGGGCGCCAAGAGCTGCTTCAAGGGCTACCGCGCCGGCCGGCACCCGCCCTTCCCCGCCCATGCCTGCCTGAGCGTCAACAAGACGGTCGTCCACGGCCACCCCGGCAGCCACCAGGAGCCCCTGAAGGAGGGCGACGTCCTGAAGGTCGACATCGGCGTGAGCAAGCAGGGCTGGATCGGCGACGCGGCGTATACCTACAGCTTCGGCCAGCCCGACGCGACGACGCGGAAGCTCATGGACTGCGGCAAGGAGGCCCTGCGCCTGGGCATCGAGGCCATGCAGCCCGGGGCCGAGCTTGTCGAGTGGGCCCGGGCCATCCAGCACCACGTCGAGAAAGAATGTAAGTTCCACATGGTGCGGGGCTTGGGCGGCCACGGCTATGGTCGCACGCTGCACGCCCCGCCGTTCATCGCCAACACCGTCCCCGCCGTGGCCGCGCTCGAGTGGCGCGAGGCCCACCAGAAGTTCACCCCCGGCATGCTGCTGGCCGTCGAGCCCATGATCGCCGTGGGCACCGGCCGGATCACCCAGCACGGCAACGCCTGGCCGCTGGATATCGCCGATGGAAGCCAGAGCGTGCACTACGAGGCCGACGTCCTGATTACCGAGGACGGCCCCAGGAACCTGACGGCCGGGCTCGAGCAACTGCCCGACGTTATATCCAGGTAG
- a CDS encoding dihydroorotase: MTRTRIDNATCVLPDGTRPASVLLGGGKILDIDPAPSAHADEVIDAGGLHLIPGVIDSHVHFREPGLTHKENLHTATLACAAGGVTTFIEMPNTAPPATTQAAIDHKLKLAADRCIVNYGFYIAASTDNLEELKNARRVAGIKIFIGSSTGNLYVHDQDALEAIFATTTLPICAHCEDEPTVQANAAKLDGGRTVHDHSRIRDHAAARICTARAIDLALRHAHRFHVLHVSTADEVPLIAQARKTHPGIVTGEACPHHLWFTVDDYDRLGTRIQMNPAVKTKADIEALWQALHDGVLGMVVTDHAPHTLEEKKQPYPKSPSGMPAVENSLAVMLTAMHAGRCTLEQVVDWMCAAPAKTWRIVGKGSIIPGYDADLALVDLDKAHTVRDDEQLTKCRWSPWHGQTLKGRVVRTIVGGRTVFEAGRFDPMHRGAPARYAYELG, from the coding sequence ATGACCCGCACCCGCATCGACAACGCCACCTGCGTCCTGCCCGACGGCACGCGCCCCGCCTCGGTCCTGCTGGGCGGCGGGAAGATCCTGGATATCGACCCGGCCCCATCCGCCCACGCCGACGAGGTCATCGACGCCGGCGGCCTGCACCTGATCCCCGGCGTCATCGACAGCCACGTGCACTTCCGCGAGCCGGGCCTGACGCACAAGGAGAACCTGCACACCGCGACGCTCGCGTGCGCCGCGGGCGGCGTGACGACCTTCATCGAGATGCCCAATACGGCGCCGCCGGCGACGACGCAAGCGGCCATCGACCACAAGCTGAAGCTCGCCGCCGATCGCTGCATCGTCAACTACGGCTTCTACATCGCCGCCAGCACCGACAACCTCGAAGAGCTCAAGAACGCCCGGCGCGTCGCGGGCATCAAGATCTTCATCGGCTCGAGCACGGGCAACCTGTACGTGCACGACCAGGACGCGCTCGAGGCCATCTTCGCCACCACCACCCTGCCCATCTGCGCCCACTGCGAGGATGAGCCCACGGTCCAGGCCAACGCGGCCAAGCTCGATGGCGGCAGGACCGTGCACGATCACAGCAGGATCCGCGACCACGCCGCCGCGCGGATCTGCACCGCGCGCGCGATCGATCTTGCGCTGCGTCACGCGCACCGCTTCCACGTGCTGCACGTTTCTACTGCGGATGAAGTCCCGCTGATCGCCCAGGCGCGCAAGACCCACCCCGGCATCGTGACCGGAGAGGCCTGCCCGCACCACCTCTGGTTTACCGTCGACGACTACGACCGCCTGGGCACGCGCATCCAGATGAACCCGGCCGTCAAGACGAAGGCCGACATCGAGGCGCTGTGGCAGGCGCTCCACGACGGCGTGCTCGGGATGGTCGTCACCGACCACGCGCCGCACACGCTCGAGGAGAAGAAGCAGCCCTACCCCAAGAGCCCCAGCGGCATGCCCGCTGTCGAGAACTCGCTGGCCGTCATGCTCACCGCGATGCACGCCGGCCGCTGCACGCTCGAGCAGGTCGTCGACTGGATGTGCGCCGCGCCCGCCAAGACCTGGCGCATCGTGGGCAAGGGCTCGATCATCCCCGGCTACGACGCCGACCTGGCGCTGGTCGACCTCGACAAGGCCCACACCGTCAGGGACGACGAGCAGCTGACCAAGTGCCGCTGGAGCCCCTGGCACGGCCAGACGCTGAAGGGAAGGGTCGTCCGCACGATCGTCGGGGGGCGGACGGTGTTCGAGGCCGGCCGCTTCGACCCGATGCACCGGGGGGCCCCGGCGCGGTACGCATACGAGTTGGGCTGA